The following are encoded together in the Myxococcota bacterium genome:
- a CDS encoding zinc-binding dehydrogenase, with protein MKAAVYYENGGPEVLRYEEVPDPVCPANGVVIDVRAVGIEGGDTGNRARGLLAARPHIVGYNCAGVVREVGAQVSDRRVGDRVTALMFHGSHAERAAVPAAQTWLVPDGLSLEDAACVPVAWGTAHDCLFEFGRLARGESVLIQAGGSGVGLACVQLAKRAGATVFATAGSKDKLERLREFGLDHGIAYRDVDFVEALQKLTGNRGVNLVVDAVGGDTLQRSLLCLGYRGRAITVGNSSRGELKIDPSPLAPGNRSLTGVFFGAEVALATARVRLMLDRILADLAKGELRVVIDRRFPLAEAAAAHAYIESRAAFGRVVLVP; from the coding sequence ATGAAGGCGGCGGTCTACTACGAGAACGGCGGTCCCGAGGTCCTGCGCTACGAAGAGGTGCCCGATCCGGTCTGCCCGGCCAACGGCGTCGTGATCGACGTGCGGGCCGTGGGCATCGAGGGCGGCGACACCGGCAACCGCGCGCGCGGGCTGCTGGCCGCCCGGCCGCACATCGTGGGCTACAACTGCGCGGGCGTGGTGCGCGAGGTGGGCGCGCAGGTCAGTGACCGGCGCGTGGGCGATCGAGTCACTGCGCTCATGTTCCACGGCTCGCACGCGGAGCGCGCGGCGGTGCCGGCGGCGCAGACCTGGCTCGTGCCGGACGGGCTGTCGCTCGAGGACGCGGCTTGCGTGCCGGTCGCGTGGGGCACGGCGCACGACTGTCTGTTCGAGTTCGGGCGGCTCGCGCGCGGCGAGAGCGTGCTGATCCAGGCCGGCGGCAGCGGCGTGGGCCTCGCGTGCGTGCAGCTCGCCAAGCGCGCCGGGGCCACCGTGTTCGCGACCGCCGGCTCGAAGGACAAGCTCGAGAGACTCCGGGAATTCGGCCTCGACCACGGCATCGCCTACCGCGACGTCGACTTCGTCGAGGCCCTGCAGAAGCTCACCGGCAATCGCGGCGTGAACCTGGTGGTCGACGCGGTCGGCGGCGACACCCTGCAGCGCAGCTTGCTGTGTCTGGGCTACCGCGGGCGCGCGATCACCGTGGGCAACTCGAGCCGGGGCGAGCTCAAGATCGACCCGTCGCCGCTCGCGCCGGGCAACCGCTCACTCACCGGCGTGTTCTTCGGCGCCGAGGTCGCGCTCGCCACTGCGCGCGTGCGCCTCATGCTGGACCGGATCCTGGCGGACCTGGCCAAGGGCGAGCTCAGAGTGGTGATCGACCGCCGCTTCCCGTTGGCCGAGGCCGCGGCCGCTCACGCCTACATCGAGAGCCGCGCCGCGTTCGGGCGCGTGGTGCTGGTCCCCTGA